Below is a genomic region from Helianthus annuus cultivar XRQ/B chromosome 2, HanXRQr2.0-SUNRISE, whole genome shotgun sequence.
GATGTTGGAAGTCCATGATATTCAgaccacatgttccaatggtAACTAGTGTCGTAAGCAAGATTTCTAAAAGTTTGAGCTAGATGCAAAGGCTCATTCAGTATTGTGGTCATGGCTCTGCCAAATGAGATCTATGCAGGCCTATTACATTGTAATAGTGCTAAAgagttgtgggatgcattgaaagAACAATTTGGTGGAGCAGAGGATGTGATCGAGAACACTCGTGAAATCCTTAATCAGCTATATGAGACTTTCATTCATGTTAAGGGATAAACCTTAACACAATAGTTTGAAAGATTTTCTTGGCTGATAAGTGAATTAAAGTTGGTAAACAAATAATTTTCAAAATCAACTTTAATTATCAAATTTTTGAGATCACTTCCTGAAAAGTGGGATACAATAGCCATTGTGATGAAAACAACACCAGATTTTAAGGAAATAACATTGACTCAGCTTCATGGAAAGCTCTTGACATTTAAAGAGGAATTTTGTCTAGAAAAAAGAAGCTTCTGGATGCCGGAAAAGTGTCAAAGAAGCTCCTGGAAACTGGAAAAGTGTTTGATGACTATGTCTTTAGCAACACAACACTTCTGAGTCAAGAAGAATCATCATCATCTGGAATTGTTAATTGTTAGAGTTATGATAATTTTATTGACATATCAACTGGGATAAACTCTGATAAATACTCTTCCAATTTTGCTTTCACAGCAAATGGTGATAGTCAAAACTCTGTTAATCTATCATTTATTCTTGATGATCTCAAACATATTGATCCCACAtacttagaggaaatggacattttgcatcaactTGCCTACTTAGTGTTTGAACAAACAATTTCTATAAAAAAAATTTGGTAAGAAGTTTCCAAGGTTAAATGGCAGGAGAAGGGTGAGATTAGATAAATAAAAAATCACTTGTTTcaagtgtaataggttaggtcagtttgctagagagtgtaggagtgaAACAAGCAACACTACACCAATGATCACCTATCCAAACCAAAGACCTCCACTAAGCACTCGACAACATTTATATCAAAATGTTGATCTAGCGGgaaaaaaaccctaattctctctCTCTAGCTATGGCGATTTATTCCTTCTGGTAACCCTAGGCTTCTTCATCGTAATTCTTGATCCGCAGAACTGGTATTACGATTTTAACATCTAATACGAATTCTGTTATCAGGATTTATCGATTTAAGAATAGGGTTTCGTTTTTCTTTTAAAATCGCCGGCCCTGATTCCCTGTTTTCGAGCCTATTGTATAGTTTTGGTCGATCGGATTTTCATACCTGATTTACCATCATCTATCTGATTCAGTAAGATACATGGGTTAGGGTTTTTGCTAGTTTAGGGTTTTGCATTATTCGTATTCGTTGGTTCGTCTGGTTTACGTGGTCTTCGTGTTGCATGATTCAGTTCAACGAAGGGTTAAGAGAGTTGTTAATCTTAGTATGGATGAACGTAAGAAACCTGGTGGAGATATCCCTGGGAAGCCGTCACTGTCGTTTCAAGATTTAGCAAATCGGGTTGTTGATGTTGACGGGAACACTTTGAAACCTAGGCGGGGTTTAATGATTGGCAATCAGATTGATCCTAAGCGACCTAACATCATTGATGAACTTACGAAGTTCACGGTGCACGTTCAATTGGAGAAACCGGCTGGTGAGCAATCGGAACACTTTTGGGATTATCCTAATTTGGGGAATTCGCCATCATCAGGTCTGGATGGAGTGACTTTGTCGGTTGCACAAGGAAAACCATGTAATTCGGGGACTGCAGATCCTTTATCATTTGCTAACATTGTCAAGAACTCTAAGGAGAATGTTAAAGTGAATTTTCGGGCGATGGAATCTACCGAGGCAGTTGATGGTGCTGATGTTGTTATTCCATTGTCATCAGTCCAACAAGTTACtgataggtatgctaacactttgtTTGGATATTTTCTGGGTAAATAGTTGGCATTTCCTATGGTCGATTACTTTGCAAAAAAACAACTGGGTTAAATATGGTCTTTCCTGGCTTatgatgaatgcaaacgggttttttttctttaagtttagaACTAAGGAAGGGATGAATTAAATGTTAGAGGATGGGCCTTGGTTGATCAGAAGTGTACCCATAATTTTGTAGGAGTGGTCGCCCTCTATCAAGATGGAAAAAGAGGGCATTAAAGTTGttccagtttgggtcaagatgcatgatgtgccgttagCGGCATTTACCGAGGATGGTCTTAGCTTGGTCGCTTCTAAGATTGGGATCCCTAAGATGTTGGATTTGTATACTGCCACGATGTGTGCTGAGTCTTGGGGAAGAAGCAGCTATGCTAGAGCGCTTATTGAAGTTCAGGGAGGGGCTGAGTTAAAAAAGAGTGTTACTGTTGCAATCCCATCTTTGGATGGTAATGGTCATTCAAAGGTGGAGGTCAagattgaatatgattgggagcctctAAGGTGCTCCTCTTGCTGTGTGTTTGGTCATGATGATGGCTCGTGCCCACTCGTGCCCAAAGAACCCTCAGGTAACTTCAAGTGGGGATGCTGAAAAGAATAatgatgattttcaggttgtaGGGGCCAAGAAGAAGAAAGTTAATAACCAAGGCCTCcatatgaaaaatcagaagcctaagTTAGTTTACAGGCCAGTTGTCAAACCTAAACCAAAATCTTCCTTAAGGAGTCCGATGAATAACCAGGTTTCAACGTCAAACCCGTTTGACATTCTTAAGGATGATGTTGGAAATCAGGGAGGTACCACTGTGGGTCGAGTGGAGAAGAAAATTGCGCAGACCAGTAGTGACAagcaggaatcggatgaggaggaggaCGTTGAAGTTTATAATGAAACTAGTGAATTTATGACCTCGGGTACACATTCTTCTTCTTCGAGAGCAAAGGCTAGCACCTCTTCCACAAAGTTCTCCAATGGATAGTCTCTTGTTGATTCGTGTGAAGGGGTTGCCGGTTTCTGGCAATTTCATCTTTGATGATGGCGGATGAGGGTttcgttttgttttgtttttgtctTGTCTACTGATGTATAGTAGGTTAGGTTACGGGGTGTCATAGGTTTTACTTATTTTGTTTgatttacatatatggggcatgtcctgtatatgaactagtgtggaacacatcctcactacttgtacttaattgcagttgtttttaatagaatcaccggggtaaccctttacccaaaaaaaacatTATAGGATCGATTTGACGATAAGTGAGTCAATTAAAGTCAATATACCACtgtttgagtggcggaaacaaacaaacaatgtTGAAACAGAGAAAATTGAGTAGAAAACAgaagaatatcactttaacacTTGTTTCTCATTAATACTTCACTAGAAAatccggcagcagttcggtatacAACTTTGGAATCCGTGCCAAATGAGAAACAAACAAACCTATATATAGGctgatgatttcgcttgaaatgacacatgtcatttcgagcggaatcataaacattagatttcgcttgaaatgacacagtgtcatttcaagcggaattacatgaatTTCCACTAATTTACACATTAGACCCCTGTACTATACATATTTGACACATTTAGACCCCTAGActtaagacgtaggctttagacatcgtgcactaacaaactcccccttggatacagccggagtcttcagtcttggtcttcagGTCTTCATAGCGATTTGAAACTTTCCTCTCTTGACTTAGGCTTTTTCTTTAGCAAATTTCTCagcttttcattttctttctttgcTCTCATTTCTTCTTCAGCTTGCATCCTCATCCACTTCCCTTTGTTTTCTTCCAGtttcttttattctttttcagctttcaacttttctttttcttcaagcGACCACCATTTTGAGTTCCATCTGTTATCAGCATTGATACCCTTTTGAAAACAAATAGACACCACTTTCTGAAACTACATCGCTTGCTCTCTGTCTTCAGCTTGGAAGCGGATCTTGTTCACAAACAAACATTCGATATCTTTTGCAGAGCAGTTTACCAACCACATAGGGTCATAAACAAAAATCTCTCTGATTTCATTCCCTGCTCTATAAGTTATCACAGCCTCAGTTGATATACAACTATACACCCAGCCCATAAAACCTTTGTAGAACTCCTGTTCCATTTTTGGCACTGGTATGTTCTTCATCACTTTCGGCTTTTTCACATTCAACATCGTTTCTTCATTTCCTGTTTCTGGATTAACTCTTCTTACTCTCTTTGGGTAATGAGGCTTCCAATGCTTGAAGTTTTTCAGAGCTTCAAACTTTATCAGACCCCACATAGCAACATCATTCTTTCTCACCTTATATCCCAAGGTTCTCACCTTTAACAACTCCTCTACATCCCACCAAGGTAGGGATATAATATCATGCAAACGTTCAAAGTATTGTACTCCACACTCTCTTCTAATAGTATGCATTAA
It encodes:
- the LOC110894050 gene encoding uncharacterized protein LOC110894050, with the protein product MEKEGIKVVPVWVKMHDVPLAAFTEDGLSLVASKIGIPKMLDLYTATMCAESWGRSSYARALIEVQGGAELKKSVTVAIPSLDGNGHSKVEVKIEYDWEPLRCSSCCVFGHDDGSCPLVPKEPSGAKKKKVNNQGLHMKNQKPKLVYRPVVKPKPKSSLRSPMNNQVSTSNPFDILKDDVGNQGGTTVGRVEKKIAQTSSDKQESDEEEDVEVYNETSEFMTSGTHSSSSRAKASTSSTKFSNG